The following proteins come from a genomic window of Ictalurus furcatus strain D&B chromosome 26, Billie_1.0, whole genome shotgun sequence:
- the LOC128602409 gene encoding putative protein TPRXL, translated as MNQSELDHTESSLFPASFQCPLYVSSHNVTRLSPCPQRPSSTSPTRLSPTLQNLSSSPSSSSPACFSPSLVLINSSSPSRLSPSPQPVSSSSSPMCTSPCPSPLSSSSPAIRLSPCPQPLHSSPTRLSPCPHLLASHSPTRLSPCSIPLSPPVILKRPIHISSFSYSGSPLDPSTHTFPCSSKAASVTDSLEYSKQSLPSNQPSVQTTVQSDTEQSRLAITSCSERRAKSIPISKTRIQQKQRQEQLPRYQNQGMLHKDVSSEDKSIRDIVTKKESTSRQNLKHIGRGPQSLAFYKRKHLTQNPVLIQARLGIIKM; from the exons ATGAACCAAAGTGAGCTAGACCATACAGAATCGTCATTATTCCCTGCTTCCTTTCAATGTCCCCTATATGTCTCCTCTCACAATGTTACAAGACTTTCACCTTGTCCGCAGCGTCCATCCTCCACATCCCCTACTCGTCTTTCTCCAACCCTTCAAAATCTTTCTTCTTCGCCCTCATCCAGCTCTCCTGCTTGTTTCTCCCCAAGTCTGGTTCTCATCAATTCATCTTCACCTTCAAGGCTTTCTCCATCTCCCCAACCTGTttcatcatcttcctctcctATGTGTACATCCCCTTGTCCATCCCCTCTGTCCTCTTCTTCCCCTGCAATAAGGCTTTCCCCTTGCCCACAGCCTCTCCATTCATCCCCTACACGGCTTTCTCCATGTCCCCACCTGCTTGCTTCTCATAGCCCTACTAGACTTTCTCCATGTTCCATAccactctctccccctgtcaTCCTGAAAAGGCCCATCCACATCTCCTCATTCAGTTACAGTGGGAGTCCCCTGGATCCTTCAACCCACACTTTTCCATGCAGCAG caaAGCAGCGTCTGTTACTGATAGTCTGGAATACTCCAAGCAATCCCTTCCAAGCAATCAGCCTTCAGTCCAAACCACTGTCCAGTCAGACACTGAGCAGTCTAGATTGGCAATAACATCATGCAGTGAGAGAAGGGCTAAATCAATCCCCATCTCCAAAACAAGAATTCAGCAAAAGCAAAGACAGGAACAGTTACCTAGGTACCAGAACCAAGGCATGCTTCATAAAGATGTCAGTTCTGAAGACAAATCCATCAGAGATATTGTGACTAAGAAGGAAAGCACAAGTCGCCAAAACCTGAAACACATAGGAAGAGGACCACAAAGCCTTGCATTCTATAAAAGGAAACATCTAACCCAGAACCCTGTCTTAATTCAAGCCCGCCTAGG AATAATAAAGATGTGA